From a single Miscanthus floridulus cultivar M001 chromosome 8, ASM1932011v1, whole genome shotgun sequence genomic region:
- the LOC136470346 gene encoding uncharacterized protein encodes MDGGSGLNILYANTLELQGLDQSWLRGDVAPFHGIVLGKRMRPLGRIDLPICFGTPSNYRKEVLTFELKMPGPNGIITVESTYEHAYNCDIECIEYAEALVEAETLIVNLD; translated from the exons atggacggaggcagcggcctcaacatcctctacgccaacaccctggaactCCAAGGGCTCGACCAGTCATGGCTCCGAGGCGATgtcgcgcctttccatggcatcgtgctagggaaacgcATGCGACctctcgggcgcatcgacttacccatctgcttcggcactccctccaactaccgcaaggaggtcctcaccttcgag ctcaagatgccgggccccaacggcatcatcactgtcgagtccacgtacgagcatgcatacaacTGTGacatcgaatgcatcgagtacgccgaggctctcgtggaggccgagaccctcatcgtcaacctcgactga
- the LOC136470347 gene encoding uncharacterized protein: MQPPPPGVEGAPEPGEGWPAPADTGVVPPPPPPPLQRTRDAVLKLLCPRSGRKRQVEAPVLAPRKALKVSTSSTAQSVVEAQAAIQRGAASARADPKEPVAQGEVAEATTRQAGEEAPTPCEAKARESNEAEAPSVAEAIEGGAKAPRTSEAEATEAGASRTTVAKVAEAGAPGTTEA; the protein is encoded by the exons aTGCAACCACCTCCGCCGGGGGTCGAGGGGGCGCCAGAGCCCGGCGAGGGCTGGCCGGCACCGGCAGACACGGGGGtcgtgccaccgccgccaccaccgccgttgcagaggacgagGGACGCAGTGCTGAAACTATTGTGTCCCCGTTCGGG CCGGAAGCGTCAGGTGGAAGCACCCGTCTTGGcaccacgtaaggcgctcaaggtgagcaccagctccaccgcccaatcggtggtggaggcgcaagccgccatacagcgcggcgcggcgtcggccagggctgacccgaaggagccggtcgctCAAGGAGAGGTTGCCGAGGCGACCACGAGGcaggcgggggaggaggcgcctacgccCTGCGAGGCCAAGGCCCGCGAGTCAAATGAAGCCGAGGCGCCCTCAGTCGCTGAGGCCATTGAGGGCGGGGCcaaggcccctaggacctccgaggccgaggcgacggaggccggggcaTCTAGGACCACTGTGGCCaaggtggcggaggccggagcccctgggaccaccgaggcctAG